One Pleurocapsa sp. PCC 7327 DNA segment encodes these proteins:
- a CDS encoding transposase, translating into MVKTKELFPGLKGIYSQVLPDCVERVKKSFDRFQKGDAKGKKSGKPRCKGIGRYRSFTYTKMKQDCISNRLINLPKIGKVKLIQHRKLPAGFTVKTATITKKADGYYVTLSLEDKSVPQITIDTIPTWENTIGIDRGLKSFLVTSDGEEIEIQKH; encoded by the coding sequence TTGGTTAAGACAAAAGAATTGTTTCCTGGGTTGAAAGGAATTTATTCCCAAGTTTTGCCAGATTGCGTTGAAAGAGTAAAAAAATCTTTTGATAGGTTTCAAAAAGGAGATGCTAAAGGGAAGAAATCAGGAAAGCCTCGCTGCAAAGGAATAGGTAGATATCGTAGTTTTACCTATACTAAAATGAAGCAAGACTGTATCTCTAACAGATTAATTAATCTACCTAAAATAGGTAAAGTTAAATTAATTCAACATAGAAAATTACCTGCTGGTTTCACCGTTAAAACAGCTACGATAACCAAGAAAGCCGATGGTTATTATGTCACTCTATCCTTAGAGGATAAATCAGTCCCTCAAATAACTATCGATACTATTCCTACTTGGGAAAACACTATCGGTATTGATAGGGGACTGAAATCTTTCTTGGTAACTAGCGACGGAGAAGAGATTGAGATTCAAAAACATTAG
- the pyk gene encoding pyruvate kinase: MQPRTVHRRTKIVATIGPATTKPGVLRQLIQAGATTLRLNFSHGTHEDHQRSIRLIRQTAFELNKPVGILQDLQGPKIRLGKFKCQSIALKPGDPFILTSREVECTQEISYVSYEYLTDEVPEGARILLDDGKVEMRVEKIDRQSRELYCRVVVGGTLSSNKGVNFPGVYLSVKALTDKDKTDLMFGLDQGVDWVALSFVRNPQDILEIKDLIASAGKSVPVIAKIEKHEAIEEMEEILSLCNGVMVARGDLGVELPAEDVPILQKRLIATANQLGIPIITATQMLDSMVNNPRPTRAEVSDVANAILDGTDAVMLSNETAVGKYPVEAVATMARIAERIEQEQIRSQQRTTAKQSIPNAISAAVSQIAEQLEAAAIITLTKSGATARNVSKFRPQTPILAVTPHVDVARQLQLVWGVKPLMMLDLPSTSQTFQAAINMAQENYFLADGDLVVMTAGTLQGVSGSTDLIKVEVVKAILGKGIGIGQGVASGCARVARHAREVGNFDRGDILVAPATSAEFVEAMRKAAGIVTEDPSLTSHAAVIGLRLGIPVIVGFKDAASLIREGAIISIDAQRGVVYSGLMRT; the protein is encoded by the coding sequence ATGCAACCGCGCACCGTGCATCGCCGAACTAAAATTGTTGCCACCATTGGACCTGCTACCACTAAACCGGGAGTTCTCCGTCAACTGATCCAGGCAGGTGCAACAACCTTACGCCTCAACTTCTCCCACGGAACTCACGAAGATCACCAACGGAGCATTCGTCTAATTCGTCAGACGGCATTTGAGTTGAACAAGCCCGTCGGGATTTTACAGGATTTGCAAGGTCCCAAAATTCGTCTGGGCAAATTTAAATGTCAGTCGATCGCGCTTAAACCCGGCGACCCCTTCATTCTGACCAGTCGAGAAGTTGAATGCACTCAAGAGATAAGCTACGTCAGTTATGAATATCTTACCGACGAAGTCCCTGAAGGAGCCAGAATTCTACTCGACGATGGCAAGGTAGAAATGCGGGTAGAAAAAATCGATCGCCAAAGCCGAGAGTTGTATTGCCGAGTGGTGGTGGGCGGCACCCTATCGAGTAATAAAGGGGTAAATTTTCCAGGGGTTTATCTGTCGGTCAAAGCTTTGACCGATAAAGACAAAACTGATTTGATGTTTGGGTTGGATCAAGGAGTCGATTGGGTTGCCCTCAGCTTTGTCCGCAACCCGCAAGATATTCTAGAGATTAAAGATTTGATCGCCAGTGCTGGAAAATCCGTTCCCGTGATTGCCAAGATTGAAAAGCACGAAGCGATCGAGGAGATGGAAGAAATTCTGTCCCTCTGCAATGGAGTCATGGTGGCGCGAGGAGATTTGGGCGTGGAGTTGCCCGCAGAAGATGTTCCGATTCTGCAAAAGCGGCTGATCGCGACGGCAAACCAGTTGGGCATTCCGATTATTACCGCAACTCAGATGCTAGACAGCATGGTCAATAATCCTCGTCCCACCCGTGCCGAGGTATCGGATGTCGCCAATGCCATTCTCGATGGAACCGATGCCGTAATGCTCTCCAACGAAACGGCGGTTGGCAAATATCCCGTAGAAGCGGTAGCAACGATGGCACGCATCGCCGAACGGATCGAACAGGAACAAATCCGCAGCCAGCAACGAACCACTGCCAAGCAATCGATCCCCAACGCAATCTCTGCTGCTGTCAGTCAAATTGCCGAACAACTAGAAGCAGCCGCCATTATAACCTTAACTAAATCGGGAGCGACCGCCCGCAACGTTTCTAAGTTTCGACCGCAAACCCCAATCTTAGCAGTCACGCCCCACGTCGATGTGGCTCGTCAATTGCAATTAGTTTGGGGCGTTAAACCCTTGATGATGCTCGATCTGCCTTCCACCAGTCAAACCTTCCAAGCGGCTATCAATATGGCTCAAGAAAATTATTTCCTAGCCGATGGAGATCTGGTGGTAATGACGGCAGGAACGCTGCAAGGCGTTTCGGGTTCGACCGATCTCATTAAAGTAGAAGTGGTGAAAGCAATTTTGGGCAAAGGCATTGGCATTGGTCAGGGAGTGGCTAGCGGTTGTGCGAGAGTAGCTCGCCACGCCAGAGAAGTCGGGAATTTCGATCGCGGAGACATTCTCGTCGCGCCTGCCACCAGTGCCGAATTTGTTGAAGCAATGCGTAAAGCAGCCGGGATCGTTACTGAAGACCCCAGTCTGACCAGCCATGCAGCCGTGATTGGCTTGCGGTTGGGAATTCCAGTCATAGTTGGCTTTAAAGATGCAGCTAGTCTGATTCGCGAAGGGGCGATTATTTCTATCGACGCACAGCGAGGGGTAGTTTACTCCGGTTTGATGAGAACGTGA
- a CDS encoding DUF2459 domain-containing protein produces MIVLFPAIGLWIPRKWDDDSQASCQYRVCVAKFGYHSNIFVPVRNAIFDWRDYLTIDNANENARSDYHYLAFGWGERAWYINPPVQLGRKILYGLRALLLPNASVIRVQRYRNLPRHEEIKCVGVSQTNYLKLMQFIEQSFQRDACGKIIRVADKPQWNATFYEAQGTYSLLNNSNHWTARGLRIANLNTPLWAGHATAIMHLLESHCYP; encoded by the coding sequence TTGATAGTATTATTCCCCGCGATCGGTTTATGGATTCCAAGGAAATGGGATGATGACTCGCAAGCAAGCTGTCAGTATCGAGTTTGCGTTGCCAAATTTGGATACCATTCCAATATCTTCGTTCCGGTTCGCAATGCAATCTTTGATTGGCGAGATTATTTAACGATCGATAATGCCAATGAAAATGCTCGCTCGGACTACCACTATTTGGCATTTGGTTGGGGAGAACGTGCTTGGTACATCAATCCGCCCGTGCAACTCGGTCGCAAAATTCTCTACGGTTTGAGAGCGCTGTTGCTTCCCAATGCCTCTGTTATTAGAGTTCAACGCTATCGCAATTTACCGCGGCATGAGGAAATTAAATGCGTTGGCGTGAGCCAGACTAACTATTTGAAATTGATGCAATTTATCGAGCAGTCCTTTCAAAGAGATGCCTGTGGTAAAATCATTCGAGTAGCAGACAAACCTCAGTGGAATGCCACCTTTTATGAGGCTCAAGGAACTTATTCATTGCTAAATAATAGCAACCATTGGACAGCAAGAGGATTGAGAATTGCCAATCTTAATACGCCCCTTTGGGCAGGTCATGCGACTGCTATCATGCACCTATTAGAAAGTCATTGTTACCCGTAA
- a CDS encoding hemerythrin domain-containing protein, which produces MVATLTDAKRTAIAEKLASMKVVQELLIANEQQFLQQTNNKELSDCLGKMLEDDQKNLGIIDTVITQYGIQAQPKQHVQQTIDKARQIVQGSELSLYEKMTQHELLKHAQVMSGSIVHKAGQVVGADIEAAIAPLNAVNFENRAHQEQLKGVLEYLGTMELTGQEPDRGFWGRIQDAMAAVTGVVGSAVTQASDKSDMNIQGIIRMDRQKAKTLIAEIENSSDSQKCQEYFGQLYMDLIVHSEAEEQVVYPNVRSFYGDDNTQELYDEQAQLKQVLEQMRQSGPTSSDFKSNLQRVKEMVNDHTTQEETTMFAAIRNNCSTAQQEQMATQFKEAKKQLQTQMQNRMSKMAR; this is translated from the coding sequence ATGGTTGCGACATTGACAGATGCAAAACGTACTGCAATTGCAGAAAAGTTGGCAAGTATGAAAGTTGTTCAAGAGTTGCTGATTGCCAACGAACAGCAGTTTCTTCAGCAAACTAATAATAAAGAATTGAGCGATTGCCTGGGCAAGATGCTGGAAGACGACCAGAAAAATTTGGGCATTATCGATACCGTCATTACTCAATACGGCATTCAAGCTCAACCTAAGCAGCATGTCCAGCAAACGATCGATAAAGCTCGGCAGATCGTGCAAGGTTCCGAGCTGTCGCTTTATGAAAAAATGACCCAGCACGAGTTGCTCAAGCACGCACAGGTGATGTCTGGATCAATCGTTCATAAGGCAGGTCAAGTGGTTGGAGCTGATATAGAGGCTGCGATCGCGCCTTTGAATGCAGTTAACTTTGAAAATCGCGCCCATCAAGAACAACTCAAAGGAGTACTAGAATATTTGGGCACGATGGAGTTAACCGGACAAGAGCCAGATCGAGGTTTTTGGGGAAGAATCCAGGATGCGATGGCTGCCGTAACGGGCGTTGTTGGTAGCGCCGTTACTCAAGCGTCCGACAAATCCGACATGAACATTCAAGGTATCATCCGCATGGATCGCCAGAAGGCAAAAACGCTGATTGCCGAAATTGAGAATAGCAGCGATTCTCAGAAGTGCCAAGAGTACTTCGGACAGCTTTACATGGATCTGATAGTGCATTCTGAGGCAGAAGAACAGGTCGTTTATCCTAACGTGCGTTCCTTCTACGGGGATGATAACACGCAGGAACTCTATGACGAACAAGCTCAACTCAAACAAGTTCTTGAGCAGATGCGCCAAAGCGGTCCCACTTCCTCAGACTTCAAGTCCAATCTTCAACGAGTCAAGGAAATGGTAAACGACCATACCACTCAAGAAGAGACCACCATGTTTGCTGCGATTCGCAATAACTGTTCTACCGCCCAGCAAGAGCAAATGGCAACTCAGTTTAAAGAAGCGAAGAAGCAATTGCAAACTCAGATGCAAAATCGGATGAGTAAGATGGCTCGCTAA
- a CDS encoding helix-turn-helix domain-containing protein, which yields MRTAYQYKLKPNTKQKAVIDSWLELLRRQYNYRHCIMRI from the coding sequence ATGAGGACAGCATACCAGTATAAGCTAAAACCAAACACTAAACAGAAAGCCGTTATTGATAGTTGGCTAGAGCTTCTAAGAAGGCAATACAACTATCGGCATTGCATAATGAGGATATGA
- a CDS encoding HEAT repeat domain-containing protein, whose protein sequence is MDNILNWETQSGGSSVQLSQAETDALLEAVSKQLNQGSFNPEDRQLLKQMVESLGDSRGMVRLSFAETLGEIGKPAIPFLLDALANHPNVVVRRAAAKTLTLIAHPIAIPTLIRAFLNDEDTVVRGSSVGALARTGEAAVPALLEILASPEPPESTKGHAAWALAFIGAEAKELLYREISSNSAEVRAAVVGAIAKIAQEEPEEGAFNLLINALSDPAENVRCEAAAALGNLSHRPAIPNLVELLHHADGESRKAAALALMKIGDRAAIEPLRAVLTQEPETAIKPIIKLAISQIEKHSEENDW, encoded by the coding sequence ATGGATAACATACTTAACTGGGAAACTCAATCTGGCGGTAGTTCTGTCCAACTGTCTCAGGCAGAGACAGATGCTTTGCTTGAAGCAGTTAGCAAGCAGCTAAATCAAGGCAGTTTCAATCCTGAAGATCGACAGCTTCTTAAACAAATGGTTGAGAGTTTGGGAGATTCGCGGGGGATGGTCAGGCTGAGTTTCGCAGAGACGTTGGGTGAAATTGGTAAACCTGCCATTCCGTTTTTACTGGACGCTTTAGCCAATCATCCCAATGTAGTCGTGCGCAGAGCTGCCGCCAAAACCCTAACGCTCATTGCTCACCCGATTGCCATTCCAACCTTGATTCGTGCCTTCTTAAATGATGAGGATACGGTAGTTCGAGGGTCTTCGGTCGGAGCGCTTGCTAGAACGGGCGAAGCAGCAGTGCCAGCATTATTAGAAATTTTAGCCTCGCCAGAGCCTCCCGAAAGTACTAAGGGACATGCAGCATGGGCGTTGGCGTTTATTGGGGCAGAGGCGAAGGAGCTATTGTATCGGGAGATTTCCTCTAACTCGGCTGAGGTTCGCGCTGCTGTTGTGGGAGCGATCGCCAAAATCGCTCAAGAAGAGCCAGAAGAAGGAGCATTTAACCTTCTGATTAACGCCTTGAGCGATCCCGCCGAAAATGTCCGTTGCGAAGCGGCGGCAGCCTTGGGCAATCTAAGCCATCGTCCAGCAATTCCCAATCTCGTCGAGTTACTCCATCATGCCGATGGAGAAAGCCGAAAGGCAGCGGCTCTCGCCTTAATGAAGATCGGCGATCGCGCTGCCATAGAACCCCTACGAGCTGTATTGACCCAGGAACCCGAAACGGCTATCAAGCCGATAATCAAATTGGCGATTTCTCAAATTGAAAAGCACTCAGAAGAGAATGACTGGTAA
- a CDS encoding HEAT repeat domain-containing protein, translated as MDKRFFNIFNLTEDEAIALLKTPPEQLEDKTDRYIAASHLINFPTERAIDALIEAVRVRDRDLYNRITRRKAIESLGRLKATVAIPVIRACLADEDCYTVENAVWAIGEIGTDDEAILEEIAQLLDKPEQSYRVIIQTLAKFNYRNALDRIQKFVDSDNEPIASAAIAAVARFSGDYSQIGKVVGFLQHESVNARRACIQDLIDAQYYDAIPEIAKCPVSVIFRLRGIRLLADTGTSAGKISFQEIEPHLDRAIRDRPDELNLVHEYDQPPSLAFLVNELYQTDFGRCYLASKTLLEIYPDEAPEALMATYAEQAHNDYGAHYHVIKLLGWLKYAPAFDLLVEALQNPRPQFQKSRAAAAIALANLGDERAIPLLKASLNTNIWDLKYACLLALKQFGDDSGKEIAARDPDWLVRAKAMAELLDNST; from the coding sequence ATGGACAAACGTTTTTTCAATATCTTTAATTTGACCGAAGACGAGGCGATCGCGCTCTTAAAAACCCCGCCAGAGCAACTTGAAGATAAAACCGATCGCTACATTGCCGCTTCTCATTTAATTAACTTTCCCACAGAACGCGCGATCGATGCTTTGATTGAAGCCGTTCGCGTTCGCGATCGAGACCTCTACAATCGCATCACGCGACGCAAAGCCATAGAAAGTTTAGGACGATTAAAAGCAACAGTAGCCATACCCGTCATTCGCGCTTGCTTAGCGGATGAAGATTGTTACACAGTAGAAAATGCAGTTTGGGCAATTGGGGAAATTGGCACAGATGATGAGGCAATTTTAGAAGAGATCGCCCAATTGTTAGATAAGCCGGAACAGAGTTATCGGGTTATTATTCAGACGTTGGCTAAATTTAACTATCGAAACGCTCTAGATCGGATTCAAAAATTTGTTGACTCTGATAACGAACCAATTGCTTCTGCTGCGATCGCAGCCGTTGCCCGTTTTAGCGGCGATTATAGCCAGATTGGTAAAGTTGTTGGCTTCCTGCAACACGAAAGCGTCAATGCACGGCGAGCTTGCATTCAAGATTTGATCGATGCCCAGTATTACGATGCGATTCCTGAGATTGCGAAATGCCCCGTCTCTGTTATTTTTAGACTGCGAGGAATTCGCTTGTTAGCCGATACAGGCACGTCCGCCGGGAAAATTAGTTTTCAGGAAATAGAACCCCATTTGGATCGAGCAATCCGCGATCGCCCAGACGAGCTAAATTTAGTTCACGAATACGACCAGCCTCCTAGTTTAGCCTTTCTCGTTAACGAGCTATACCAGACCGATTTCGGACGGTGTTATCTCGCCAGTAAAACGCTGCTAGAAATCTATCCAGACGAAGCACCAGAGGCGTTGATGGCAACTTATGCCGAACAAGCGCACAACGACTACGGAGCGCACTATCACGTTATCAAACTGCTCGGCTGGCTCAAATATGCTCCTGCTTTCGATCTGCTAGTAGAAGCCTTACAAAATCCTCGCCCCCAGTTTCAAAAATCTCGCGCTGCCGCTGCGATCGCGCTAGCTAATTTAGGGGACGAACGGGCGATTCCTCTGCTTAAAGCGTCTTTGAATACTAATATTTGGGATTTGAAATATGCCTGTTTGCTAGCATTAAAACAGTTTGGAGACGATAGCGGCAAAGAGATAGCAGCTCGCGATCCCGATTGGTTAGTTCGAGCCAAAGCAATGGCTGAATTGCTGGACAATTCCACATGA
- a CDS encoding folate-binding protein YgfZ — translation MIQALRDIQKKRGAIFDEESSTPSSFSSNDREAIEAAKAGVALWDRSSWGLLQLKGEDRSRFLHNQTTNNINSLQPGQGCDTVFVNSTGRTLDLATAYLTEDAILILVSPNRRGQLMQWMDRYIFPMDKVELADISDDNAMFALIGPESDSLVKQLAGDSIVGQPEGSHLLVQMGDNSIRIAVGSGLALPGYTLIVPVEAAAQIWSKLTQLGAIPLGDRVWEQLRILQGRPVPDKELTEDYNPLEAGLWKAISFDKGCYIGQETIARLNTYKGVKQRLWGVKLNAPVAVGTPVTVAGDKVGVLTSYTQSDTGSFGLAYVRTKAGGEGLTVEVGEASGELVGVPFLTHEYYQPQKDNL, via the coding sequence ATGATACAGGCATTACGGGATATTCAAAAAAAAAGAGGGGCAATTTTTGACGAAGAGTCAAGCACTCCGAGCAGTTTTAGCAGCAACGATCGCGAGGCGATAGAGGCAGCTAAAGCAGGAGTAGCTTTGTGGGATCGCTCTAGTTGGGGACTCTTGCAACTCAAAGGAGAAGATCGCTCGCGCTTTCTCCACAACCAAACGACGAATAATATTAATTCCCTCCAACCCGGACAAGGATGCGATACGGTTTTCGTCAATTCCACCGGACGAACTCTCGATCTCGCCACAGCCTACCTAACCGAAGACGCTATCCTCATCCTCGTCTCTCCCAACCGCCGAGGGCAACTCATGCAATGGATGGATCGCTATATCTTCCCCATGGATAAGGTAGAATTAGCCGATATTTCTGATGATAATGCTATGTTCGCGCTAATAGGTCCCGAAAGCGATTCCTTAGTCAAACAATTGGCAGGCGATTCAATTGTCGGTCAACCAGAAGGCAGTCACCTACTGGTGCAGATGGGAGACAATTCAATCCGCATAGCGGTAGGAAGCGGATTGGCATTGCCGGGATATACTTTAATCGTGCCAGTAGAAGCAGCCGCCCAAATCTGGTCTAAACTAACTCAATTGGGTGCAATTCCCCTCGGCGATCGCGTTTGGGAACAATTGCGAATTTTACAGGGAAGACCCGTTCCCGATAAAGAACTGACAGAAGATTACAATCCTCTAGAAGCCGGACTCTGGAAAGCCATTTCCTTTGACAAAGGCTGCTATATCGGGCAAGAAACGATCGCGCGTCTCAATACTTATAAAGGCGTAAAACAAAGGCTCTGGGGAGTCAAATTGAACGCTCCCGTTGCAGTTGGTACTCCAGTTACTGTAGCGGGAGATAAAGTTGGCGTGCTTACCAGTTATACCCAATCAGACACAGGGTCATTTGGTTTAGCTTACGTTCGCACTAAAGCAGGCGGTGAAGGGTTGACGGTAGAAGTTGGAGAAGCGTCGGGAGAGTTAGTCGGCGTGCCGTTTTTAACCCACGAATATTATCAGCCGCAAAAAGATAATCTTTAA
- a CDS encoding IS1 family transposase (programmed frameshift) has protein sequence MQCPECGSTALGKNGKQRGKQNYLCKACRRQFIETYDPPAGYGDEFKRDCLKLDVNGMGFRAIERVKGVHHTTVITWVKQIGELLADAYEPEVTPEVGELDELETFVGTQKNKIWLWTAVDHFKAGILGWVLGAHSAETFRPLWAIVAAWKCYFYVTDGWKVYPGFIPDGDHIISKTYMTRVEGENTRLRHYLARLHRKTLCYSKSVAMLKHSLKLLLHYLKFGEVPVPQ, from the exons ATGCAATGTCCTGAATGTGGCTCTACTGCGCTCGGTAAGAACGGTAAGCAAAGAGGTAAACAAAATTACCTTTGTAAAGCTTGTCGGCGGCAGTTCATTGAAACCTATGATCCCCCTGCAGGCTATGGTGATGAGTTTAAGCGGGACTGTCTCAAACTGGATGTCAACGGCATGGGATTTCGAGCCATTGAACGAGTCAAAGGCGTTCACCATACAACGGTGATTACTTGGGTCAAGCAAATTGGGGAATTGTTAGCCGATGCTTACGAACCAGAAGTCACGCCGGAAGTGGGGGAATTGGATGAGTTGGAGACCTTTGTGGGCAC ACAAAAAAACAAGATTTGGCTGTGGACTGCCGTTGACCACTTCAAAGCGGGGATTTTAGGGTGGGTTTTAGGGGCTCATAGCGCGGAAACGTTCCGTCCCTTGTGGGCCATCGTGGCCGCTTGGAAGTGCTATTTCTATGTCACCGATGGTTGGAAGGTCTATCCTGGTTTCATTCCCGATGGCGACCACATTATCAGCAAGACTTACATGACGCGGGTGGAAGGCGAAAATACCCGATTACGTCACTACCTGGCTCGATTGCACCGCAAGACGTTGTGCTACTCGAAGTCCGTAGCAATGCTAAAGCACTCGCTCAAATTGTTACTGCACTACCTGAAATTTGGAGAGGTGCCTGTCCCTCAGTGA
- a CDS encoding prenyltransferase/squalene oxidase repeat-containing protein: MSNLRTNNIAERTIQYLSDKQCANGGFCAYKMEYLEEPNPRDTFFAVASFQLLGEAIPNRDRVEAYLHQILTELKTCLLPPTGTLSKIHSASAFNYLYFPFYTLYRMGSLHLDEFWQEVLSRLEILLPEQMYPNESGASQQWLLRKVRTKKLCGAIPNHQQIIDFVLNLKNEGGFGIKPNLIDTYWSISLLEELDYDLSHMDDTRQFIQRLQVPQTGFTLTEEGIATSLEVIYAGIFASLMLQMEIPYFDAALQFVRMCQMERGGFARMPVGLPDLECTYRALKVLKTRTDSDLI; the protein is encoded by the coding sequence ATGTCAAATCTGCGAACGAATAATATTGCTGAACGCACTATTCAATATTTGAGTGATAAACAGTGCGCCAACGGGGGCTTCTGTGCTTACAAAATGGAATACCTGGAAGAACCCAATCCCAGAGATACATTTTTTGCCGTGGCATCTTTTCAACTTTTAGGAGAAGCCATTCCCAACCGCGATCGCGTAGAAGCCTATCTCCATCAAATTTTGACCGAGCTAAAAACGTGCCTTTTGCCGCCAACGGGCACGCTATCGAAAATTCACAGTGCCTCTGCCTTTAACTACCTGTACTTTCCCTTCTATACGCTTTACCGCATGGGCAGTCTGCATCTGGATGAATTTTGGCAGGAAGTTCTCAGCCGTCTGGAAATCCTCCTGCCAGAGCAGATGTATCCCAATGAATCGGGTGCCAGCCAGCAATGGCTCCTGCGAAAAGTCAGAACTAAAAAACTCTGTGGAGCGATACCGAATCATCAGCAAATCATCGATTTTGTTCTGAATCTAAAAAACGAGGGAGGCTTCGGCATTAAACCAAACCTAATTGATACTTATTGGAGTATTTCACTGCTAGAGGAGCTGGATTATGACCTGAGCCACATGGACGACACTCGCCAGTTTATACAGCGTCTCCAGGTTCCTCAGACTGGATTTACCTTAACAGAAGAGGGGATCGCGACCAGTCTTGAAGTGATATATGCAGGTATTTTTGCCAGTCTCATGTTGCAGATGGAAATTCCTTATTTTGACGCAGCCCTGCAGTTTGTGCGAATGTGCCAGATGGAACGGGGAGGATTTGCGCGTATGCCTGTAGGACTGCCCGATCTTGAGTGTACCTACCGAGCATTAAAAGTTCTCAAAACCCGTACCGATAGCGACCTAATCTAG
- a CDS encoding LOG family protein has translation MSANERAIPEDNSLKNSINENEKASEAETTFAIVQQAVLQLWNVVNGLSSIQPPKRQHYRVTVFGSARIQKDTPLYDDVRWLASELTAMGCDIVTGGGPGLMEAANEGSVLADPSDRFESIGLRVNLSYEQQTNPFVEEVYQHRTFFSRLHHFVLLSDAFVVLPGGIGTTLEAMMIWQLLQVRHLSNTPLIMVGKMWFDLVDWATKHMVDREPKLANAVDMMIPNCVDTVAEAIALLRQSHAEWESCQSKECLTIFKPH, from the coding sequence ATGAGCGCCAACGAACGAGCGATCCCAGAGGATAATAGCCTCAAAAACAGCATTAACGAGAACGAGAAGGCGAGCGAAGCTGAAACGACATTTGCGATCGTACAGCAAGCAGTTCTTCAACTTTGGAATGTCGTCAATGGATTGAGTAGCATCCAACCTCCCAAACGACAACATTATCGGGTGACTGTATTTGGATCGGCACGAATTCAAAAAGACACGCCGCTTTACGATGATGTTCGTTGGTTGGCAAGCGAACTGACTGCAATGGGATGCGATATCGTGACGGGTGGCGGTCCTGGGTTGATGGAAGCAGCTAATGAAGGCAGCGTGTTAGCCGATCCCAGCGATCGCTTTGAATCCATCGGTCTTCGAGTCAATTTGAGTTACGAGCAACAAACCAACCCGTTTGTAGAAGAGGTCTACCAGCATCGAACCTTTTTTTCTCGCTTGCATCACTTCGTTCTGCTCTCAGATGCCTTTGTCGTTCTTCCTGGCGGCATTGGGACAACTTTGGAAGCCATGATGATTTGGCAACTGCTACAAGTTCGTCATCTAAGCAACACGCCTCTAATTATGGTAGGAAAAATGTGGTTCGATCTGGTGGATTGGGCGACGAAACACATGGTCGATCGCGAACCTAAACTGGCAAATGCCGTCGATATGATGATTCCGAATTGCGTCGATACTGTAGCCGAAGCAATCGCTCTACTCCGTCAATCTCATGCCGAATGGGAAAGCTGTCAGAGCAAAGAATGTTTGACAATTTTTAAGCCCCATTAG